In the Arachis stenosperma cultivar V10309 chromosome 8, arast.V10309.gnm1.PFL2, whole genome shotgun sequence genome, GCTCTATCAATATCCATTGCTTCTGGAGCATGCTCATCTTTATCCATGAGAGCTGGAGTTGAAGCCACGCGAGGTACATCTATGGCTCGTATAGGTGACCAAACATTCAAATTGCACAAAGGAGCGTGCAAAGCCCACGGAACACTCTTACAGGACAAAAAAGGCCATTCAAGCTTTGTCAGAGATTCTAGTTGTTCCCTGTAAGgcaattgtaaaaaaaattccaCCATTATAAATTTGAATCTCCGCGATAAGAAGATAACCAGAGATCTCAACAAAAGAATGTAATTTCACTAAATGAACCAAAAGCAATGATATTAGACAAAGGAAACCCACTACTGTAATTCACAAAAGGGGAATACTATGATGATAGTCACAGCAAACAATCTAAGCAAAAGCACAAAAGCAAAATTCCAGTTGATCAAGACTATTGTAATTATCTTCACAAGGGTCCTTCATATTCTAGAACTGTAAACATATTAGACCAGCAACTCACAATAGAGCCAAGTGAGCTTTTCTCCTTGAGCGAATTCTTTGCAGAACTGTCTGTACCCTGTTCTGCTGGCGATATAATGAAAGACCAGATACAACATCATCACTCTTGGCTGCTCCACTATTGTCAGAAGTTCCATGACCAGTATGAAGCAACGGAGACACCTCAGACAGGAAGTCGAGTCCTGCTAGGTGCTGAGCCCATTTGTAAGGACGTGAAGTCCTTTGATTATTGAATGTAGCATCATCCCCAACAAAGAGTTTGGCTGACTACATCAccatcaaaatataaaaataaatggcATGAGTAAAAAACAAATGAAAGATGGAGATAGATAaatgtgagagagagagagagagagagagagagagagagagagagagaggcagGGGGGGGGGGGTTAAAAAACATGTAAAGAAGGCAGCCTGACCTGGTGAGGAAGCTCGAGCCCTGTATCATTGGGGAATAAATTGCATAAGATGTCATTTTCAGGACCATCATTAGATCCTTCTATTCCAACACATACAATATTCAACTTCACCAAATACTCAAACTTCAGAGTAATGAGTCTTGTAGACTTAGTATCAGATGCCTCATCGTCATACACATGGATAATTACTTTAAGCGGGTGAGCCTGAAATATTCCTGCTTGATCAAGACTCTCCTTGCCTTGAACCCTCCTTGGCCTTTTTCTTCGCCTTtgatcatcttcttcttcatccgGTGCATCATCTTCCAATTTGGAACTCTCCGTAGCAGAGGAAATACCTGCGCAGTAGAATCTAATGACAGTTAACCATCCAGAGCAAATCTAATTAACAGTAAATATAAATTCGAAAAGGTCTTCAGGACCAAAATATTCATACGATCAAGAAACTACAAGCTATCTGAGGTCCATGCATTTCATAAAAAGCAAATGTTATCCATTTAACTAAGCACTGGAAACATGAACTGAAGACCATTAATAAACATGCATTCAATACTGTCCAGAATGATATCGTTTAAGTGATGGAATGATTTCAAGTTAAATCAccaaaacaaaaccaaaatagaTTTAAAAAAACAGGGAAAAAAGCTATATATAATGTTACAATAATTGATTATAGTCCTGTGTGGATAAAATCAATAATGAATTCcatgccaaaaaaaaaaactgcaaGTTACAATATCAACTCCAAATTACCAGTGTCATTGTGAGCTTGTTGACGAGCAAAAGCTTGAGCATCTTTCAGGCTTCCTATAATCTCCAGATCAATGGATTCACCAAAGGCTTCCTTTTGAGCAAACAGCTGTGAATAAATCACATAAAGAGAAGGTGGAAGCAGCTCTGCTGAATGATGCTGCTTCAGTTTCTTAGTATGAAGCACTCCTAGTTGGTTTTGTACAGGTAACGATGCTTTCTTAAGAGACTTAAGATGCGAGGGGAGACTTGTCAGGAACTTCTTTCGGTTTGCTATACTCTCCAGAAggcttttctttttctgttccagTTTCTCATGAAGTTTGCAGAGCTCTTTGCGCTGATAAAAAATTGCATATATGAAATGAATTATAAGCTTCTCTATTGCTATTCACAAGATTAAAACCCAAAGATAGGAAGATTGCTCAACCAGTCAGGAtagaagaatgaaaaagtgaaaGATTCTTTTCAACTTTAACGTGGTACAACTAGAAGCTTGCTAAAATCATTCAATAATCAACACTACAAAATCAGCAACCTCTAGCTTATCAATataataattttgataaaaGCAGAGGCACCCAATATGAATGAACTCGAATAAAATCTTGCTATGAGACATCAAACAACAACTATCAGTCTCTCTACTCTCTAGTATTCTTTCTAACGAATATCCAGATGGCCATTCCCTTAAATTACTTCATTATTGAACCCACCTACTTAAATATTGCCAAACACACAGAACAGGTAAGATACGCACCTGGAATAACTCAAAATTGAGCCTCTGAAGCATGAGATTATGAGCAGCGTCATTCGACAAAACAGAGTCCTTGATATCTTTAGGAGCGTCATGGAAGAACTCTTCCTCAGGAACAAGCTCAATGTCAGGATACTTAGACTTGAAATCATTGCAAGCTTTAATCGCCTTAACATAGTGACTCTTCTCGTACATCAGGTTATGAAGCTGCAGCGTCGTTAAGTCCACTGGTGCCTTGGCGCGTTCCGTTTCCGATTTGACACGGTCTTCCTCCGTCAGAATAGACCTATTCGCCTGAAACAAACAGGCgtattcaaatttcaattttgaatttgcaccagaaaaaaaaaacacttagAGGAGTGAAGGGGGACCTGGCGGAGAGTAACGAAGTGAAGGAACATCTGAGTAATGAGCTCGCGAAGGAGGTGCTTGGGTTTGGCGTGTTTCTTGATAGAGAGGATTTCGGTGACGATGTTTTCGACGGAGGTCTTGCTGTTCTGCAGCATTTCGTAGGGTGATTCCTCCGGCGTGCGGTTTTGTGAGGAATGCGAAAATCCTTGGTCGTCTTCCTCCACCGCATGTGCTGAAACTTCCTCTATCTCACCATCTTCCATTATTTTCGAATCAAATCAACGCTTCTCCcttccctctcttctcttcttctgtGACTGACGAATCAAACACCAAAATCTTACTTCTTCACTTCACTTCTGCTTATTACACTCAATTCCCCTCAAGGCCTCAACCCTTCCCAGTTCCTATCAAGGTTGCGGGAACAGGACCAGTCAGTGAATTGGTGAAGTGACTGGTTCAATGGTTCAACCAAAGTCGAACCATAGTTGaaccaatttaattaaatataaaataaaattattaaaaatttaatataaaatttaaaatatttaaatttaataatttctaggttaataaaaatcaaaattttacaATTTCACATAATAATTTGTCTATAATTTATCATTAAAAGTTCACAAACAAGTTCAAAGTTTACGACTAAAGAAAATCAAGGCAGTAATAAGACATCAATTATTAACAAATCAATAAGAACAGCTATGTAGTAATTATTAGGTAACAAAAACAGTGAGCAAGAATGCAAAACAAAGCACAATAACAATTAAACTGAAAAAACAGCATAGCAATATGCCAAAAACATAACAAAACTGAGCAATTGAATAAAACTAAAGAAGCAAGAATAACTTTCCACAGTTCTACAACACAGCACCTGAGGAACCATTAACAAAATGTGTTGTCAAAGTGGCATACACTGTGAGATAGGGTGCAGAGCAATTAAAGCATTGTATGAATTAAAATTAGCCGAAGCTTGGTTCTTTCATTTAAGTTTCTCAATCTTCATGTATATTACACATTAGCAACAGGACTTCTAACCTTGATCAAACAATATCAGTTCCAGATATAACAACAGAAGATAATCATCCATGATAGGAAACCGCTACACATtcttttaattacaatttttttctcttaacTGATATGTAAAAAGCTTCCATTTCAAGTGGACATATCAATTTTCTAGGACAAGATTCTGCGGCCCACCTCAATTTGAACAGGATGAAAAGAAATCAGTGTAGTCTCCAATTGGAACGGGAAGAAGCAATTCCACAGCACAGTAAGAAACAAGAACACAACAAAACTGaacaattaaataaaactaaacaaaaaaaacaataaagaaGCATGAACAACCTTCCACAGTTCCACAACACAGCAGTTGAGCAATCATCAACAAAATGTATTCTCAAAACTCAAAATCGGAAAAAGAGATAATCGTGTACCTAACAGAGGCGAGCAAAGCTGGAGGGAGAAATAAGGGCTGGAGGCGACCAAGGCTAAGCTCGGTGGAGGGACAAATCGCGGCAGGAGGCGAGACTGGAGGTGGCACGGCAGAGGGAGAAATCGAGGCTTCAGGAGGGCGATGGCAGAGCAGCGGGGGACGGGGTTGGCTAGAGAAGAGAGAGACGCCGCCGGATGGAGCAGCGGAGGTAGCTGCGATTGGAAAACAGAGAGACAACAGAGGCTGGAGCAGAAGACGACGACTGCGACACGCTCTGTCTGTCACATTGCCGGCGGCGACGACACCCTCTGGCGGAGGAGAGGAGTTCAGCGATGGAGAAGGTGGCCGCTACTAGGGATGCTATGAGGGCGAACTGAATCTGTGAACTGTTGAATCATGTATGGGTTTAGGATTAGTCACCGAGTGAgagaacttttttttttcaattaaacgACGACATTTTATGCTTGAGCTCCAAAACCGGTCATTCTAAAAAAACCGACTGGTTCAACCGATTTACTAGTTAACCATCAACATATTCTTTCACCTATTTTTTGCCAAAtggtttttaaaattaattgaatcAGTCAAAAGACaggtttttaaaattatagttCCCATTCGACCATTTCAGCTCcggttttttaataattattaaaaatatttatttatcttattcttacaaaataaaaatatttttattaaaaatataaaaaatttaaatttttaattcttttattttatatttattaaataaaaatatttaaaatccTCAATTTATGGACGTCGAAGCTTTACGTTCAAATCCTCTGAAGTCAAAACGCAGCCTTCACAATTGAAGAAATTAAGTACACTGTCAATATTCAAAGGCTTCAACTTAGGACTATATACCCTGAAACCGACATGCAATTGTTTGACATAAAGATTCGAATCAACCTTGACCACTTCAGGTTTTCCTTCGTCTATCCATAAAAAGATACTTTGATGCACAGTAGATGGTACAGCCTCAACTGCATGGATCCAATTACACCCCAACAAGGCATTATAGCTAGCCTTTGATGACACCACCACGAAGACAGTGTTTCGATCCGAGGACCCAACTTTCACTCCAAGGGTTACTAGTCCTCTCGCAGGAGTAGAAACTCCACTATAATCAGTCACAGAGATATTAGTCAGAATTAAATTATCAGGATGCTTTCCCACTTTCATCAGCATCCTCTCCGGCAACAAACTAATTGCCACTCCTCCATCGACCAAAACCTtgttcactttaattccattcatCACAGCGGTGACATAAAAAGGACAGAGATGAGATTTTTGCTTTCCAGAAACTCTCTGGAAGTAACCTGGCTCATCCCTATATCAAATGAATGAGAAAGCCTCCTCATCATCCACATCATAATCCTCATTAGGGTTCCCCTCGTACTCTCCCAAGTACTCAGTCAAAATTATCGAAATAATACTCACCATTTTGTCATTACCCTCTTCGAAATACTCTTCATCCAAATCAGCCTCTTTCTCCTTAGCAGCTTCTTGAGCGATTACCATAGCCTTGCCTTTTCAAGTTTAGCAAGGGATGGGATTTTCTTCGAATATGTCTTTCCATCAGCAGAAAATACTACCCTCGAATTCACAGAAGGGGTTTCCCCTTGAATTTGTCACCTTGAGACACCTTTGGTAACTGGCgcccatttcttcttcttcccctttgaTTCCCTCTGGCTCGGCCATGGAAATAAGGGTGATGACCTCAAGGGGGTCCATGAGGACCCCACTGTGGATTGCGCCTATAATGAGCATTCCTGTTGTGAAATTTCTGACAATTTTGAATCTACTGCACTCCCAGGCTGTGAACAACTCAAAGATGTAGCAGCATTTCTTTGAGGGCCTCCAGAACTTTGTCCTTCTACTCTTCGAATTGGATGCTTCTGTCGAGCGTGCTCCTCTTTATGAGCCAattgctttttcattttctcaTTCTCAAAGATTGTTGTAGTTTCAGCATTGAAAACAGCATTACATCAAGGACACAAAGATACGTCCCGATCCTTTAATTTTTGCTGCATCAAAAATTCTGGCAATCTAACTCCTTCACCAGGGTGACTGATCGAACATTAGTTTCGAAGTCTCCCAAAGCCATATCACATCCCAACCATATTTACGCCAAAATATGGTTCAGCAAAACTGGCTCCACTATTGAGGGGATCAGAATCAACtttcatttctttctttgcattATCGAATTTCAACCGACCCTCCATAATCGCCTCTTGTATCAGGTCCCTGAAATGGACATAATTGTTAGTCGAATGGCTAGTTGTTTGATGAAACTTACAATAAGATTTCTCTTTTAAATCTTTTACTGAAAGCAACATTCTGCCTTCAGGTAAAACTAATTGTTTATCTCTAAGCAACATATCAAATATTTGATCCGATTTTGAAATTCCAAAATTGTATTTCTTTCCACTCTTATGTTTTTAATCACTCGATTTATCACTACTCGAGATTTTCTTGAGTAAAGAACAAACATAAGGTGGTCCTTTTTTAAGTTCAACCAAATCGATTTCTGTTTCTAAACTGGATTCTTCACCTGTAGAATCCATTGCTACATAAGAAACTTTTTTCTTTTCGAGGAAAAGATTTACTTATCAACTTTCTCTCATCACTCTTAtacttctctttttctttcttaagaATTTCAACCTGACGTACTCTTTCATCCATATGTGCCAAATCAGGTATATGAACATTAAGCAACTTCTGACGCATATAAAATCCTACTGCCACAATTGCTATTTTCATTACTTCACTTTCAGGAAGAGACACGTAGCATCGACTTCTAGCATTTTCGAAACGGATCATATAATCATCAATAGTTTCACCATCTTCACATTTCAAAGCCACTAAGCCAGTAATTGCCATGTTCAGTTCTCCCCGATAAAATTGGGCATGAAAAGTATTTTCTAACTGTGCCCATGTTGTTATCAAATTTGGTCTAAGATTTGAAAACCGAGTAAATACATTCTTTATTAACGAAGAAGGAAACAActtcattttcaaattttcttcaTTTGCCAAGTTTCCAATCTCGACCAAATATAGAGAAACATGTTCAGTAGTTAATTTCCCAACTTCTCCAGCAAACTTTGTGACTATCTTAGGATTTTTTATTCCTCTTGGCACTTCAGACATTTGAACAGTAGGAGGAAAAGCTGACACAAAATGAGGTTAATTCATGTATCCTAAATTAAACCCAACACTATTGAGGACATTTTCCACAATTCTCGTAACCTGATAACGTTCACCGACTTGATTAGCACGTAATCGAGCTAGTACATCATCAACATTTTGGCTACGAGGAATAAACTGAGGATTTTCCCTGCCCCTGAGAGCATCATTTTCATTTTgaaacaaattttgaaaacccTCATAATTTCCTCCTGCATTTTGCCTTTCACCTTCATCATATATAATCAACAATTTGGGTGATTTGCTCTACTTATCTTGTAAGACAATCAAACTTTGTTTCATGATCTACCATCATGGGATTCACGAATATGGTCATTTGTTGGGTCAACAAATTAACCAAATCATGATAACTTTCTTATACATATTGTCGAAATGATGCCACTGAATTTGAAGCATTCGATGTAGAACCCACATTGAAATCTAGAGAATACTCGGGATGTTGTTGTGGCATTTGAACATTATTCACTCCACCCGCACCTCCAAATCAAACCGGAGGGGCAAAGCCACTTATTGGTGGCGTATAACCTGGAGGAAGGCCATAAGGAGGCTAGCCAGCGGTTACTTGGGGTTGCGTTGGTATTGGATTACCACCTGGGCGAGTATTACGGCCACTATTTCCTGTCTAGACATTGGTAACAACCACATTTTCACTTACTACCACACCTTCCGAACGTGAAGTAACGTCCGAAGATTGTGCAACTACTGGTGCACTATCATTTGTGGATGAACCACCATTATCATTCTAAACCTCATCCGCCATGTGTAAAATCCTTCCACTTCTCAATCGAATACACTATGACCACACAAAAATCATTTGACACACTTAATTTTAAAACTGTCCCACCGAGCGTGCCAATTTGTTTTGTCAATTTTTAGCAAATCAAAAGTGGTTCGATATCTAATGGTCTGGGAGTGAAACCTACTCCTCTTTGCGAGTACCAGTTTTTCAAAGTGTATCAAAGACCTTTCAATCGGacaaaaatttaagaaaatataaaaacagTAAATAAGACTTTGAATTGACTAAATTTGAAATGATTTGCGTTGAAATTaaataaagcaataaaatgTTTTCGATTAGATCAAAGGAGTTTTGAAACTGAAATTAAAGTACTGAAACATAAAATtgaacaaggaaaataaatgtTCCTTGAAATATTAATTTGCAAGGAAAGTAAAGTGTGCAGAAAATGTAATAGAAAAGTAAAAACAAGTGGAAGGAACCCTACAGAAAATTGACTCGAAGCAGACTCAGTAATTCGCTGGGATGTGAGTGTGCGTGAGTAATTTCTGAAGTAAAGTTCCAACCTCTGTGCCTTTGAgtcttcttctatttataaaAGTCTTAAACCAATCACATTGAAGTGTAACTCCCATGTTCATTAATCCAAAGGTAACCGTTTCCGCTTCTTTTGCTGGATAAAAGGTAACGTTCAAAAGCAACACTCAAACCTTGGGACCTTCAATTTGGCCTGTTGATCAGCTTGTTGACTGGTCATGACAAAGTCTCGCTCGATCTTCCTTGCCAAAGGGCTCTCTTTCGATGTTGACT is a window encoding:
- the LOC130945221 gene encoding THO complex subunit 5A; amino-acid sequence: MEDGEIEEVSAHAVEEDDQGFSHSSQNRTPEESPYEMLQNSKTSVENIVTEILSIKKHAKPKHLLRELITQMFLHFVTLRQANRSILTEEDRVKSETERAKAPVDLTTLQLHNLMYEKSHYVKAIKACNDFKSKYPDIELVPEEEFFHDAPKDIKDSVLSNDAAHNLMLQRLNFELFQRKELCKLHEKLEQKKKSLLESIANRKKFLTSLPSHLKSLKKASLPVQNQLGVLHTKKLKQHHSAELLPPSLYVIYSQLFAQKEAFGESIDLEIIGSLKDAQAFARQQAHNDTGISSATESSKLEDDAPDEEEDDQRRRKRPRRVQGKESLDQAGIFQAHPLKVIIHVYDDEASDTKSTRLITLKFEYLVKLNIVCVGIEGSNDGPENDILCNLFPNDTGLELPHQSAKLFVGDDATFNNQRTSRPYKWAQHLAGLDFLSEVSPLLHTGHGTSDNSGAAKSDDVVSGLSLYRQQNRVQTVLQRIRSRRKAHLALLEQLESLTKLEWPFLSCKSVPWALHAPLCNLNVWSPIRAIDVPRVASTPALMDKDEHAPEAMDIDRAEHSVATKEELESITEDGELPTLIPNMSKLDHSKQITLISKSVTPSLINVRSQSFKKFEEIESDIDEPAQIEQEDEDIESYHYGRKSVSWMDCGVKEFSLVLSRKFSADESNVNLEAKINISMEYPLRPPLFALSLRCLSTGGDHYQNDGLEWYNELRAMEAEVNLHILKMLPVDQQNYVLAHQVRCLAMLFDHYLDDASPTSERTSSTTLVDVGLCKPVTGSFLARSFRGRDRRKMISWKGTKFTSSCS